A window from Musa acuminata AAA Group cultivar baxijiao chromosome BXJ3-10, Cavendish_Baxijiao_AAA, whole genome shotgun sequence encodes these proteins:
- the LOC103973694 gene encoding AT-hook motif nuclear-localized protein 17: MFFDSFSENNMKNKNDDDRRDVISRFHHHYLQQQQHQQQQNKKECLSDEVDSARSSGEIQKPKTDVEQNVEKALVVINSGGDGGAGDGATVEVAKRRRGRPPGSKNKPKPPVVITQEADPLASMRPHVLEIPAGHDVVESLARFSRRRNLGICILAGTGAVANVSLRQPHFAGAPQPPNASAAATSIGFQGRFEILSISASFFPPAMAAFSTGISGEMSITLAGPQGQIVGGTVTGPLMATGTVVIVAAAFSNPTFHRLPVEDLSMSVSVSGGVGEPEEHHHQHQQQEHRPRRNQGPAATTMSAPETCGMSIYSGHLSSEVIWMPTARPPLPPPF; the protein is encoded by the coding sequence ATGTTCTTCGATAGCTTCTCGGAGAATAACATGAAGAACAAGAACGACGACGACAGGAGGGATGTTATCTCGCGCTTCCACCACCACTACCTTCAACAACAGCAACATCAGCAGCAGCAGAACAAGAAAGAATGCCTCTCGGATGAAGTGGACAGCGCAAGGAGCAGCGGAGAGATCCAGAAGCCGAAAACCGACGTCGAACAGAACGTGGAGAAAGCTCTAGTGGTGATCAACAGCGGCGGTGATGGAGGAGCTGGAGATGGCGCCACGGTCGAGGTGGCGAAGCGGCGAAGGGGACGCCCCCCGGGCTCCAAGAACAAGCCTAAGCCGCCCGTGGTGATCACGCAGGAAGCAGACCCGCTGGCCTCCATGCGCCCACACGTGCTCGAGATCCCCGCCGGGCACGACGTGGTCGAATCGCTTGCCCGCTTTTCGCGCCGCCGCAACCTCGGGATATGCATTCTGGCCGGCACTGGCGCTGTGGCGAACGTCTCTCTCCGCCAGCCGCACTTCGCCGGGGCACCGCAGCCCCCCAACGCCTCCGCGGCGGCCACGTCCATCGGCTTCCAAGGCCGATTCGAGATCCTGTCCATCTCCGCTTCGTTCTTCCCGCCTGCCATGGCGGCGTTCTCCACCGGGATTAGCGGCGAGATGTCGATCACCCTGGCAGGTCCGCAGGGGCAGATCGTGGGCGGGACCGTGACGGGGCCACTGATGGCGACGGGAACGGTGGTGATTGTGGCGGCGGCGTTCTCGAACCCGACCTTCCACCGGCTGCCGGTCGAGGACCTATCGATGTCGGTCTCAGTGTCCGGCGGCGTCGGTGAACCAGAGGAGCACCATCACCAGCATCAACAACAGGAGCATCGTCCGCGGCGCAACCAGGGGCCGGCGGCGACCACGATGTCAGCGCCGGAGACCTGTGGCATGTCCATCTACAGTGGTCACCTCTCGTCGGAAGTCATTTGGATGCCTACCGCCCGCCCGCCGCTTCCACCACCTTTCTAA